A part of Helicobacter himalayensis genomic DNA contains:
- a CDS encoding outer membrane beta-barrel protein → MRKSVASFLLSGAFVGAFADSTKENLYKNTSKEELLQEIEELKSQVQELKKYKQITSQIDNKGLQDSQKEEAKSIELSKSGIFLGAGLGGIGVRSSVGGEKVYYGIVPIIFRAGYQKYFGNFFGLRLYGESANGGEAKEQDENNEKQGMLGLHSVNLDLLFDMKIPKTAMYFGLHGGISRHWLYHKNTIEVRNIGDSHKYEINKKYYDANFSINAGASLNVRNFHRFEASYRIFPAKFKGFSVSNSLSILYHYVF, encoded by the coding sequence ATGCGAAAAAGTGTTGCGAGTTTTTTGCTAAGTGGCGCATTTGTAGGTGCATTTGCGGATTCTACAAAAGAGAATCTGTATAAAAATACAAGCAAAGAGGAACTTTTGCAAGAGATTGAAGAGCTGAAATCTCAAGTGCAAGAGCTTAAGAAATACAAGCAGATAACTTCTCAAATTGATAACAAAGGGTTACAAGATTCACAAAAAGAAGAGGCTAAGTCAATCGAGCTTAGCAAGAGCGGAATTTTCCTAGGTGCAGGTCTCGGCGGTATAGGCGTTAGAAGTAGCGTAGGTGGGGAAAAGGTATATTATGGCATTGTGCCTATCATATTCCGCGCGGGCTATCAGAAGTATTTTGGCAATTTTTTTGGATTGCGCCTTTATGGTGAGAGTGCAAATGGTGGCGAAGCAAAAGAACAAGATGAAAATAATGAGAAGCAAGGAATGCTTGGTTTGCATTCAGTCAATTTGGATTTGTTGTTTGACATGAAAATCCCTAAAACAGCAATGTATTTTGGCTTGCACGGAGGCATTTCAAGACATTGGCTGTATCATAAAAATACCATTGAAGTGCGTAATATTGGAGATTCTCACAAATATGAAATAAATAAGAAATATTACGATGCAAATTTTTCTATCAATGCCGGTGCTTCGCTTAATGTGCGGAATTTTCACCGCTTTGAAGCGTCATATCGAATCTTCCCTGCAAAATTTAAAGGCTTTAGCGTGAGCAACTCACTTTCAATTTTATATCATTATGTTTTTTAA
- the purU gene encoding formyltetrahydrofolate deformylase → MQDFHILISAPDRQGLVFEIARCFFELGFNIARQDEFVDLQNKQFFLRTHIQARESSADSKAEEKLRTSLENILCANAPCAQDSITDSVIKDFGAQDSGVEVKIIPAQRKKSLVLFCTKENHCLGDILLRYDSGELNAKIKAIISNHSVLEPLARKFDVRFLHIEPSGLSLKDKRENEIHILEALQGLGEIDFLVLAKYMRILTPEFIKHFPNRILNIHHSFLPAFIGANPYKQAYERGVKIIGASAHFVTENLDEGPIITQDTIAIDHSYTWREMQRAGGDVEKSVLARALKLALEDRIFVFQNRTIIF, encoded by the coding sequence ATGCAGGATTTTCACATACTTATTAGCGCGCCAGATAGGCAGGGGCTGGTGTTTGAGATTGCACGGTGCTTTTTTGAGCTAGGCTTTAATATCGCGCGTCAAGATGAATTTGTGGATTTACAAAATAAGCAATTTTTTCTTCGCACACATATCCAAGCAAGGGAATCTAGCGCAGATTCTAAAGCGGAGGAGAAACTGCGCACTTCCTTAGAAAATATACTTTGTGCAAATGCACCCTGTGCGCAAGATTCCATCACGGATTCTGTTATAAAAGATTTTGGCGCGCAAGATTCTGGTGTGGAGGTTAAGATTATCCCCGCACAGCGCAAAAAATCGCTTGTGCTTTTTTGCACGAAGGAAAATCATTGCTTAGGTGATATTTTACTTCGCTATGATAGTGGCGAGCTTAATGCCAAGATTAAGGCGATTATTAGCAATCACTCTGTGCTAGAGCCTTTGGCGCGTAAATTTGATGTGCGTTTTCTGCATATTGAGCCAAGTGGCTTGAGTTTGAAAGATAAACGCGAGAATGAAATCCACATTTTAGAGGCATTGCAAGGGCTTGGCGAGATTGATTTTCTTGTGTTGGCAAAATATATGAGAATCTTAACGCCAGAATTTATCAAGCATTTTCCAAATCGTATTCTTAATATTCACCATTCTTTTTTGCCTGCATTTATCGGTGCAAATCCCTACAAGCAGGCGTATGAGCGCGGTGTGAAAATCATTGGTGCAAGCGCGCATTTTGTAACTGAAAACCTTGATGAAGGTCCAATCATCACGCAAGATACAATTGCGATAGACCACAGCTACACATGGCGCGAAATGCAACGCGCTGGCGGTGATGTGGAAAAAAGTGTGCTTGCGCGCGCCCTTAAACTCGCACTAGAAGACAGAATCTTTGTTTTTCAAAACAGGACGATTATTTTTTAA
- a CDS encoding RBBP9/YdeN family alpha/beta hydrolase: protein MARIFITHGYDAHPQKHWFVWLKSQLEGANTQSKLLQESLKESVSVEILKLPNPSAPNLDLWLACLQEVIGVANERTFLVGHSLGCITTLRYINEFLLNTQSQNIGGVVLVSGFYENLETLPELNTFINPPNRASLQWESLQKAIKSRVVLCAKDDVVVPSVLSANLAKKLNAELIILEKGGHFMESDGFKELPIILEILLSQLSTSHENKAK from the coding sequence ATGGCACGGATTTTTATCACGCACGGTTATGACGCGCACCCACAAAAGCATTGGTTTGTGTGGCTGAAGTCTCAACTAGAGGGCGCAAACACGCAAAGCAAGCTTTTGCAAGAATCTTTAAAAGAGTCTGTAAGCGTGGAGATTCTAAAACTACCAAATCCAAGCGCGCCGAACTTAGACTTATGGCTTGCGTGTTTGCAAGAGGTTATCGGCGTAGCGAATGAGCGCACTTTCCTTGTCGGGCATAGTTTGGGCTGTATTACGACATTGCGCTATATTAACGAATTTCTTTTAAATACTCAAAGTCAAAACATCGGTGGTGTGGTGCTTGTGAGTGGATTTTATGAAAATTTAGAAACTCTGCCAGAATTAAATACTTTTATAAATCCTCCAAATCGCGCCTCACTTCAGTGGGAATCCTTGCAAAAAGCCATAAAGTCGCGTGTGGTGCTGTGTGCTAAAGATGATGTTGTCGTGCCAAGCGTATTGAGTGCAAATCTCGCAAAAAAGCTTAATGCAGAACTCATAATACTAGAAAAAGGCGGGCATTTTATGGAATCTGATGGTTTTAAAGAACTGCCAATAATACTTGAAATTTTACTCTCTCAGTTAAGCACCTCACACGAAAATAAAGCAAAATAG
- a CDS encoding YggS family pyridoxal phosphate-dependent enzyme, with translation MQEKYLKNLDLVIRKIERARLAFSAHHIVTLIAVSKYASAQEINMLYECGQRAFGENKVQDLKAKSESLQSLPLQWHMIGTLQENKINALIELSPTLLHSLDSLKLALALQKRLESKGKKMRALLQLNTSFESSKSGIAPNEAKELYHKITEQCPNIAMEGIMTIGAHSNERKKIEKSFVFAKEVFDSLQNLGARTLSMGMSGDFELAILCGANMVRIGSRLFQ, from the coding sequence ATGCAGGAGAAATATTTAAAAAACCTTGATCTTGTTATACGCAAAATCGAGCGCGCACGCCTTGCTTTTAGCGCGCATCACATTGTCACGCTTATAGCTGTAAGCAAATATGCAAGCGCACAGGAAATAAATATGCTTTATGAATGCGGACAACGCGCCTTTGGTGAAAATAAAGTCCAAGATTTGAAAGCAAAATCTGAAAGCTTGCAGTCCTTGCCTCTGCAATGGCATATGATAGGCACTTTACAAGAGAACAAGATAAATGCGCTTATTGAGCTCTCCCCTACTCTTTTGCATTCGCTAGATTCTCTCAAACTTGCGCTTGCATTGCAAAAACGTCTAGAATCTAAGGGCAAAAAAATGCGTGCATTATTGCAACTCAACACTTCTTTTGAATCTAGCAAAAGCGGTATCGCACCAAATGAAGCAAAAGAGCTTTATCATAAAATCACAGAACAATGCCCAAATATCGCAATGGAAGGCATTATGACAATTGGCGCACACAGCAATGAACGCAAGAAAATTGAAAAAAGTTTTGTGTTTGCAAAAGAAGTATTTGATAGCTTACAGAATCTCGGTGCGCGCACACTTTCTATGGGTATGAGTGGGGATTTTGAGCTGGCTATTTTATGCGGGGCAAATATGGTGCGTATCGGCTCAAGGCTGTTTCAATAA
- a CDS encoding bifunctional 3,4-dihydroxy-2-butanone 4-phosphate synthase/GTP cyclohydrolase II, translating into MYAQRVKEALQAIKAGEMIIVMDDEDRENEGDLVMAGIFSTPEKINFMAKEARGLICVSLTQEIASKLELSPMVEHNSSNHETAFTISIDAAEAKTGISAYERDLTINLLCSEHSTSRDFVRPGHIFPLIAKEGGVLVRTGHTEASVDICRLAGLKPVSVICEIMKNDGTMARSGDLNEFAKEHNLKILYVSDLIAYRLQFEKLITLEKREQAQFLDKVCEKLHFVDSFARKHIVYAFGNGLENPLIKFHIIKQDYEFYESSKQTRDGFLQGIEMLQKEGGCLICLDNMQQEDIKTLGIGAQILREMGIEQFRLLNSSQSSQGARSDFSTLSGFNLNLTQKVLPTHLKDTH; encoded by the coding sequence ATGTATGCACAGCGCGTGAAAGAAGCATTGCAAGCGATTAAAGCGGGCGAGATGATTATTGTGATGGACGATGAGGACAGGGAGAATGAGGGCGATTTGGTGATGGCTGGGATTTTCAGCACACCAGAGAAAATCAATTTTATGGCAAAAGAGGCGCGAGGGCTAATTTGCGTATCACTCACGCAAGAGATTGCCTCAAAGCTTGAGCTTTCCCCGATGGTGGAGCACAATAGCTCAAATCACGAAACTGCTTTTACTATCTCAATTGACGCTGCAGAGGCAAAAACAGGCATTTCTGCGTATGAAAGGGATTTGACAATCAATCTTTTATGCTCCGAGCATAGCACGTCAAGGGATTTTGTGCGTCCGGGGCATATTTTTCCGCTTATTGCAAAAGAAGGTGGTGTGCTTGTGCGCACTGGACACACAGAAGCAAGTGTGGATATTTGCAGGCTTGCGGGATTAAAGCCTGTGAGTGTGATTTGTGAGATTATGAAAAATGATGGCACAATGGCGCGCAGTGGGGATTTAAATGAATTTGCAAAAGAGCATAATTTGAAGATTCTCTATGTTTCAGATTTAATCGCTTACCGCTTGCAGTTTGAAAAGCTCATTACTTTAGAAAAAAGAGAGCAGGCACAATTCCTTGATAAAGTATGCGAAAAATTGCATTTTGTGGATTCTTTTGCGCGTAAGCATATTGTTTATGCCTTTGGCAATGGGCTAGAAAATCCGCTTATAAAATTTCATATCATAAAGCAAGATTATGAGTTTTATGAAAGTTCAAAACAAACGCGTGATGGTTTTTTGCAAGGAATAGAAATGTTGCAAAAAGAGGGTGGGTGTCTTATATGCCTTGATAATATGCAGCAAGAGGATATTAAAACGCTTGGCATTGGCGCGCAGATTCTACGTGAGATGGGGATTGAACAATTTAGATTGCTAAACTCATCGCAAAGCTCACAAGGCGCGCGCAGTGACTTTAGTACGCTAAGTGGATTTAATCTTAACCTCACGCAAAAAGTCCTTCCAACTCATCTCAAAGACACACATTAA